From a single Myxocyprinus asiaticus isolate MX2 ecotype Aquarium Trade chromosome 47, UBuf_Myxa_2, whole genome shotgun sequence genomic region:
- the LOC127436455 gene encoding FGFR1 oncogene partner 2 homolog, producing MTCTLEKVLADAKSLVERLRHHDNAAEILIEQTTLLNKRVEAMKQYQEEIEGLNQVARHRPRSALVMGIQQENRQIRELQQENKELRTSLEEHQSALEVIMSKYREQVFRLVMAGKRDDPAIVTQLREQHTNEMQVHIEKINEMATVMRKAIEVDEGRLCDDEERIKRLELENSGLRELLGISREAFLVLKSNDTSDSTSLSPLLTSTDVSLRKS from the exons ATGACCTGTACGCTTGAGAAGGTACTGGCCGATGCCAAATCGCTTGTGGAGAGACTCCGGCATCATGACAATGCTGCTGAGATCCTGATAGAACAAACCACACTACTGAACAAGAGAGTGGAGGCCATGAAACAG TATCAGGAAGAGATTGAGGGGCTGAACCAGGTGGCGAGACATCGGCCGCGCTCTGCTCTGGTCATGGGCATCCAGCAGGAAAACCGGCAAATACGGGAACTGCAACAGGAAAATAAAG AGTTGCGCACATCACTAGAGGAGCATCAGTCTGCGCTGGAGGTGATCATGAGTAAATACAGAGAGCAAGTGTTTCGCCTTGTGATGGCCGGCAAGAGAGACGATCCTGCTATAGTCACCCAGCTCAGAGAACAACATACTAAT GAGATGCAAGTGCACATTGAAAAGATTAATGAAATGGCCACAGTGATGAGGAAAGCCATCGAAGTGGATGAAGGGCGACTGTGTGATGATGAAGAGAGAATTAAACGACTGGAG CTGGAGAACAGTGGTCTGCGCGAGCTGTTGGGCATCAGTCGCGAGGCGTTTCTGGTGCTGAAGAGCAACGACACGTCTGACAGCACATCTCTCTCTCCGCTGCTCACCAGCACAGACGTCAGTCTGAGGAAAAGCTAG